From one Sulfurimonas sp. HSL-3221 genomic stretch:
- a CDS encoding nucleotidyltransferase family protein, which yields MTVVLLAAGRSSRTSDLKSLYRVEEEYLINRQIRQLQSYGYDVAVVLGYAYERISAVLPDGVKVICNEAYGEGMFSSVKRAFETLDAPELYFCQVDRPVPDKRVFEALSRSESPVATAFFEGHRAPPQRISAVMKNDLLTSDAGRLDAWIESTGIAEAVAVDDPKVALNANTDEELRHFFG from the coding sequence ATGACGGTCGTCCTGCTCGCCGCCGGGAGATCCTCCCGCACCTCTGATCTGAAATCACTGTACAGGGTGGAGGAGGAGTACCTGATCAACCGGCAGATCCGGCAGCTGCAAAGCTACGGCTACGATGTCGCCGTCGTTCTGGGATATGCCTATGAGCGGATCAGCGCCGTCCTTCCCGATGGGGTGAAGGTGATCTGCAACGAAGCGTATGGGGAGGGGATGTTCTCCTCGGTCAAGAGGGCGTTCGAGACGCTCGATGCCCCGGAGCTCTACTTCTGCCAGGTGGACCGCCCCGTGCCGGACAAACGCGTTTTCGAAGCGCTATCCCGCAGCGAAAGCCCAGTGGCGACGGCTTTTTTCGAGGGACACCGCGCCCCGCCGCAGCGCATCAGCGCCGTTATGAAAAATGATCTGCTCACTTCGGACGCGGGACGCCTTGATGCATGGATCGAGTCCACCGGCATTGCAGAGGCCGTTGCCGTCGACGATCCGAAGGTGGCCCTCAACGCCAATACGGACGAAGAGCTCAGACACTTCTTCGGCTGA
- a CDS encoding FAD binding domain-containing protein, whose translation MNYLRATNLGEATALLARYPEALLLCGSTDAALQLRHAAATATLIDIHALEELKGVSVEDGHMRIGALVTLNELLRSDVVRASLPLLAACAETFGSHQIRNLATVGGNIANASPAADLTAALVALEATVTLASQEGERSVPLEAFYCGYKCTKLDHELITAVTVPLQTGEWYYRKAGMRERLNIAKVSIALTQGHGGFRISGASLGPNPVRFRTLEALLDGGVYDDAAIKEALESDTDPSGGHRSTKAYRLRVAFNMIKEALSQPEER comes from the coding sequence ATGAACTATCTGCGTGCGACAAATCTCGGCGAGGCGACGGCACTGTTGGCGCGGTATCCGGAGGCACTGCTGCTCTGCGGCAGCACAGATGCGGCGCTGCAGCTGCGGCATGCCGCTGCCACCGCCACCCTCATCGACATCCACGCCCTGGAGGAGCTGAAAGGCGTCAGCGTGGAAGACGGCCATATGCGGATCGGCGCGCTTGTGACGCTCAACGAACTGCTCCGTAGCGATGTGGTCCGGGCATCCCTGCCGCTGCTGGCGGCCTGTGCCGAAACCTTCGGCTCGCACCAGATCCGCAACCTCGCCACCGTCGGCGGCAATATTGCCAACGCCTCACCCGCCGCGGACCTGACGGCTGCGCTGGTGGCGCTGGAGGCCACGGTGACGCTGGCGTCGCAGGAGGGGGAGCGGAGCGTGCCGCTTGAAGCGTTCTACTGCGGCTACAAATGCACGAAACTCGACCATGAGCTTATTACCGCCGTCACCGTTCCGCTGCAGACGGGAGAGTGGTACTACCGAAAGGCGGGGATGAGAGAGCGGCTCAACATCGCGAAAGTGAGTATCGCCCTGACGCAGGGCCACGGCGGTTTCCGTATCAGCGGGGCGTCGCTGGGGCCCAACCCGGTCCGCTTTCGGACCCTCGAAGCCTTGCTGGATGGGGGTGTGTACGACGACGCGGCGATCAAAGAAGCCCTCGAGAGCGATACGGACCCCTCCGGCGGGCACCGTTCGACGAAAGCGTACCGGCTCCGGGTGGCGTTCAACATGATCAAAGAAGCCCTTTCGCAGCCGGAGGAGAGATGA
- a CDS encoding (2Fe-2S)-binding protein, whose protein sequence is MQITCTINGKVHRFDCAPESRVLDLVREAGMTSVKAGCGEGECGACSLFVNGRLVNACLLLAPQIQDAEVVTLEGLQEETAAIRESFAEHGAVQCGFCTPGFVLRAYDYLSHGGERSEEAIKAALDGNLCRCTGYRKIVEAIVKVKS, encoded by the coding sequence ATGCAGATAACGTGTACGATCAACGGCAAAGTTCACCGGTTTGACTGTGCCCCGGAGAGCCGGGTGCTCGACCTGGTGCGCGAGGCGGGAATGACGTCGGTCAAGGCGGGCTGCGGTGAAGGGGAGTGCGGCGCCTGCAGCCTCTTCGTCAACGGCAGACTCGTCAATGCCTGCCTACTGCTTGCCCCGCAGATACAGGACGCGGAGGTTGTGACGCTGGAGGGGTTGCAGGAGGAGACGGCAGCGATCCGCGAAAGCTTTGCCGAACACGGTGCCGTACAGTGCGGCTTCTGCACGCCGGGCTTCGTCCTGCGCGCCTACGACTACCTCAGTCACGGCGGTGAACGCAGTGAAGAGGCGATCAAGGCGGCCCTGGACGGCAATCTCTGCCGCTGTACAGGCTACCGGAAGATCGTCGAGGCCATCGTAAAGGTGAAGTCATGA
- a CDS encoding xanthine dehydrogenase family protein molybdopterin-binding subunit, with protein MGVVGESVVRVDAASKADGTLRYTDDLPFDGLYGAVVRSEIAYGKIRAITFDPAFDFSDIVIVDYRDIEGRNANVVLTDDQPFLAEARVRHIGEPILLLAHRSKRRLREAAAHITIDYDAQAPVLSMEESLALKQRLYGEDNVFKAIHTLKGSLPEGRGLFSLEKTYTTPHQEQAYLEPQSMLARYNGGRVKIIGSMQCPFFVEAALEGLAGEKIEVEQAPTGGGFGGKEDYPSLIAGYAYLLCKKAGQDVKIVYEREEDIAYTTKRHPAQLHYRSRFDETGKLHALEVDITIDGGAYVTLSPVVLARCVLHAAGFYDCGYIRVDARAVATNTPPNGAFRGFGAPQVIFGIERHMDDIARTLGLSPAVVRERNLPGAGSLNVSGVPIAEHARLRALFDTACRESGFDALYNAPPPHRGVGMALFMHGAGYTGVGESMLASSVSIALEADDSVEIRVGSVEMGQGTLTALPQIVADVLELPVGMVSCRTPNTAEVADSGPTVASRTVMIVGRLLAEAAGQLKRALGDYDSPDAYREAVAHYRQRGGPLQFGASYEQPAGILWDEDLFYGNGYEAYGLGCYIAEVEVDPVDYRVRVVRFDAYNDVGQVVNPMMAEGQVEGGVAQGIGYALFERLVYETGRVRSPRFSDYTLPMAPDLPKISVRFLGLEGPSLGLGELPMDGPAAAVANALGHALGNAFDALPITPETVEEACR; from the coding sequence ATGGGAGTCGTAGGCGAGAGTGTCGTTCGTGTCGATGCCGCGTCAAAAGCGGACGGGACGCTGCGCTATACGGATGATCTGCCTTTTGACGGATTGTACGGGGCGGTTGTCCGCTCCGAGATCGCCTACGGAAAGATCCGTGCGATCACCTTTGACCCCGCTTTCGACTTTTCCGATATCGTCATCGTCGACTACAGAGACATCGAGGGTCGCAACGCCAATGTCGTCCTCACTGACGACCAGCCCTTCCTCGCAGAGGCGAGGGTCCGGCATATCGGGGAGCCGATCCTCCTGCTGGCGCACCGTTCAAAACGGCGGCTCCGCGAGGCGGCGGCCCACATTACGATTGACTACGACGCGCAGGCGCCGGTGCTGAGCATGGAGGAGTCCCTGGCACTCAAACAGCGGCTCTACGGCGAGGATAATGTCTTCAAAGCCATCCATACGCTCAAAGGTAGCCTTCCGGAGGGGAGGGGGCTGTTCAGCCTGGAGAAGACCTACACGACCCCGCACCAGGAGCAGGCCTACCTGGAACCGCAGAGTATGCTGGCGCGCTACAACGGCGGGCGCGTCAAGATCATCGGCTCGATGCAGTGCCCCTTCTTTGTCGAGGCGGCGCTGGAGGGACTTGCCGGCGAAAAGATCGAGGTGGAGCAGGCGCCGACGGGCGGGGGATTCGGTGGCAAGGAGGATTACCCCTCCCTGATCGCGGGCTATGCCTACCTGCTTTGCAAGAAGGCGGGGCAGGATGTCAAGATCGTCTATGAGCGCGAAGAGGATATCGCCTACACGACCAAGCGCCACCCCGCGCAGCTGCACTACAGAAGCCGTTTCGACGAGACGGGGAAACTCCATGCGCTGGAGGTGGATATCACAATTGACGGCGGGGCGTATGTGACGCTCTCCCCCGTCGTCCTCGCGCGCTGCGTTCTGCATGCGGCCGGTTTCTACGACTGCGGCTACATTAGGGTCGACGCCCGCGCCGTGGCGACGAATACTCCGCCCAACGGGGCATTCCGAGGTTTCGGTGCCCCGCAGGTCATTTTCGGGATTGAACGCCATATGGACGACATCGCCCGCACGCTCGGCCTCTCGCCGGCAGTTGTGCGCGAACGCAACCTTCCCGGTGCGGGTTCGCTCAACGTTTCGGGGGTGCCGATCGCCGAACATGCCCGGCTGCGGGCGCTCTTCGACACTGCCTGCCGTGAAAGCGGATTTGACGCCCTTTACAATGCCCCGCCACCGCACAGAGGGGTCGGAATGGCCCTGTTCATGCACGGTGCGGGCTATACGGGCGTGGGAGAAAGCATGCTGGCCTCCAGCGTCTCGATCGCCCTGGAAGCGGACGACAGTGTCGAGATCCGCGTCGGGAGCGTGGAGATGGGGCAGGGGACGCTGACGGCGCTGCCGCAGATCGTCGCCGATGTCCTGGAACTGCCCGTCGGGATGGTCTCCTGCCGTACCCCGAATACCGCCGAGGTCGCTGACAGCGGACCGACAGTCGCTTCGCGGACCGTGATGATCGTCGGTCGTCTGCTTGCAGAGGCTGCGGGGCAGCTGAAAAGGGCGCTCGGCGATTACGATAGCCCCGACGCGTACCGGGAGGCGGTTGCGCACTACCGGCAGCGCGGCGGTCCGCTGCAGTTCGGAGCCTCCTATGAACAGCCCGCCGGCATCCTCTGGGACGAAGATCTCTTTTACGGTAACGGCTATGAGGCATACGGGCTGGGATGCTACATCGCCGAAGTGGAAGTTGATCCCGTCGACTACCGCGTCCGGGTCGTCCGTTTTGACGCCTACAACGACGTCGGTCAGGTTGTCAATCCCATGATGGCGGAGGGGCAGGTCGAAGGGGGTGTGGCCCAGGGGATCGGGTATGCCCTTTTCGAGCGCCTGGTGTATGAAACGGGGCGCGTACGAAGTCCCCGTTTCAGTGATTATACGCTGCCGATGGCCCCCGACCTGCCGAAAATTTCCGTGCGTTTCCTTGGTTTGGAAGGTCCCTCGCTGGGGCTTGGGGAGCTGCCGATGGACGGTCCGGCCGCCGCCGTCGCCAACGCGCTTGGGCATGCCCTCGGAAACGCTTTTGACGCTTTGCCGATCACCCCGGAAACGGTGGAGGAAGCATGCAGATAA
- a CDS encoding branched-chain amino acid transaminase, with the protein MNEAKYIWMNGEFLPWQESKVHVLSHTLHYGNGVIEGTKAYKTDKGYAIFRLNDHTERLIQSGKMVLLNIPYSVEELNNAQIELIRKNDFTGDNVYLRPFAFLGYGVMGLYHKDAPVETAVAAWEWGAYLGEEGMRKGIRLKISSFTRPANTSNMGKAKAVANYLNSQMAKFEAVECGYDEALLLDDQGYVAEASGAGFFMVRDGKLISPPNDNSLESITQKTIIELAQDMGYEVVRRRVTREEAYIADEAFLTGTAAEITPVREIDARILGNGARGPITEKLQSAYFDVVFGRNPNYTHYLTYV; encoded by the coding sequence ATGAACGAAGCCAAGTACATTTGGATGAACGGCGAATTCCTCCCCTGGCAGGAATCAAAAGTCCACGTACTGTCACATACGCTGCACTACGGCAACGGCGTTATCGAAGGGACCAAGGCGTACAAAACCGACAAGGGGTACGCCATCTTCCGTCTCAACGACCATACCGAGCGTCTGATCCAGTCGGGCAAGATGGTCCTGCTCAACATCCCCTACAGCGTCGAGGAGCTCAACAATGCGCAGATCGAACTGATCCGCAAAAACGACTTTACCGGCGACAACGTCTACCTGCGCCCCTTCGCCTTCCTGGGTTACGGCGTCATGGGCCTCTACCACAAGGATGCCCCGGTCGAGACGGCCGTCGCCGCATGGGAGTGGGGCGCCTACCTCGGCGAAGAGGGAATGCGCAAAGGGATCCGTCTCAAGATCTCCTCGTTCACCCGCCCGGCCAACACCTCCAACATGGGCAAAGCCAAGGCGGTCGCGAACTACCTGAACTCGCAGATGGCCAAGTTCGAAGCGGTCGAATGCGGCTACGACGAAGCCCTGCTCCTTGACGACCAGGGGTACGTCGCCGAAGCGAGCGGCGCGGGCTTCTTCATGGTCCGCGACGGCAAGCTTATCTCGCCGCCTAATGACAACTCCCTCGAATCGATCACCCAGAAGACGATCATCGAGCTGGCCCAGGATATGGGTTACGAGGTTGTTCGCCGCCGCGTTACCCGCGAAGAGGCCTACATCGCCGATGAAGCCTTCCTGACCGGTACGGCCGCGGAGATCACCCCGGTCCGCGAAATCGATGCCCGCATCCTCGGCAACGGCGCCCGCGGTCCGATCACGGAAAAACTGCAAAGCGCCTATTTCGATGTCGTCTTCGGACGCAACCCGAACTACACGCACTACCTGACCTACGTCTAA
- a CDS encoding prohibitin family protein, which yields MATDMNDYFNKKKSSSGGSGGGGFTPPKPPKMEFNMGKGKSALLLLGVVIVVFLLLAKPFVIITEGERGILATNGKYEPNALLPGLHFIIPVIQKVYLVDTKVRIINYASRIERAGAEGEGLEVRPAITVLDKRGLPVSIELTVQYRLNAQYAAQTISNWGFSWEEKIINPVVRDIVRNVVGQYEAESLPTNRNTIANQIEQGIRQSIEGQENSPAIFQSVQLREIVLPQKVKDQIESVQIAKQQVQKAEQEVQRAKQEALKRAAEAQGKANAIKIEAEGKANAIKIEADATAQANRAISASLTDKLLQMEQIKVQGQFNDALRENKDAKIFLTPGGSTPNIWVDMKDPQKQSAIR from the coding sequence ATGGCAACAGACATGAACGACTACTTCAACAAGAAAAAAAGCAGCTCCGGCGGCAGCGGCGGCGGCGGTTTCACCCCACCCAAGCCCCCCAAGATGGAGTTCAACATGGGCAAAGGCAAATCGGCACTGCTCCTTCTCGGCGTCGTCATCGTTGTCTTCCTGCTGCTCGCCAAACCCTTCGTCATCATTACCGAAGGGGAGCGCGGTATTCTCGCGACCAACGGAAAGTATGAACCCAATGCCCTCCTGCCGGGCCTGCACTTCATCATCCCCGTGATCCAGAAGGTCTACCTCGTCGACACGAAGGTCAGAATCATCAACTACGCCAGCCGCATCGAGCGTGCCGGGGCCGAAGGCGAAGGCCTTGAAGTCCGTCCGGCGATCACCGTCCTGGATAAACGCGGTCTGCCCGTCTCCATCGAACTGACGGTCCAGTACCGCCTCAATGCGCAGTACGCGGCACAGACCATCTCCAATTGGGGCTTCAGCTGGGAAGAGAAGATCATCAACCCCGTCGTGCGCGACATCGTCCGCAACGTCGTCGGCCAGTACGAGGCGGAATCCCTGCCGACGAACCGCAATACCATCGCGAACCAGATCGAACAGGGCATCCGCCAGAGTATCGAGGGGCAGGAGAACTCCCCGGCCATCTTCCAGTCGGTCCAGCTGCGTGAAATCGTCCTGCCGCAGAAGGTCAAGGACCAGATCGAAAGCGTTCAGATCGCCAAGCAGCAGGTCCAAAAAGCCGAGCAGGAGGTCCAGCGCGCGAAGCAGGAGGCCCTGAAACGTGCCGCGGAAGCCCAGGGTAAAGCGAATGCGATCAAGATCGAAGCCGAGGGTAAAGCGAATGCGATCAAGATCGAGGCCGACGCAACCGCACAGGCCAACCGGGCCATCAGTGCATCGCTCACCGACAAACTCCTCCAGATGGAGCAGATCAAGGTCCAGGGACAGTTCAACGACGCCCTGCGCGAGAACAAAGACGCGAAGATCTTCCTGACACCGGGCGGCTCCACGCCGAATATCTGGGTTGATATGAAAGATCCGCAGAAACAGAGCGCGATCCGCTAA
- the hisIE gene encoding bifunctional phosphoribosyl-AMP cyclohydrolase/phosphoribosyl-ATP diphosphatase HisIE, with protein sequence MQEILNRVDWQKQELLPVIVQDVHTNEVLMMAYMNREALQLSLETKLAHYYSRSKQRLWKKGESSGHLQHIKQFLIDCDDDTLLLKVEQEGVACHTGRKSCFFSELDSGSETMAVEVDMTAAYGVIDTLYHTILERKNADPETSWTAKLLSKGENTILKKVVEEAGEFSFAVKDNDEEEIVYEAADLTYHVLVALGYKNISPDRIKQELARRFGISGIAEKASRPS encoded by the coding sequence ATGCAAGAAATTCTCAATCGGGTCGACTGGCAAAAACAGGAACTGCTTCCCGTTATCGTGCAGGACGTCCATACGAACGAAGTCCTGATGATGGCCTACATGAACCGCGAAGCCCTCCAGCTCTCCCTGGAGACGAAACTCGCCCACTACTACTCCCGCTCAAAGCAGCGGCTGTGGAAAAAGGGCGAAAGCAGCGGCCACCTGCAGCACATCAAGCAGTTCCTCATCGACTGCGACGACGACACCCTGCTGCTCAAGGTCGAACAGGAGGGCGTTGCCTGCCACACCGGCCGCAAATCCTGTTTCTTCTCCGAGCTCGACAGCGGCAGCGAGACCATGGCAGTCGAAGTCGATATGACCGCGGCCTACGGCGTCATCGACACCCTCTACCACACGATCCTCGAGCGCAAGAACGCCGACCCGGAAACCTCCTGGACGGCCAAGCTGCTGAGCAAAGGGGAAAACACGATCCTCAAAAAGGTCGTCGAAGAGGCCGGGGAGTTCAGTTTCGCCGTCAAAGATAACGACGAGGAAGAGATCGTCTACGAAGCGGCAGACCTCACCTACCACGTCCTCGTCGCCCTGGGCTACAAGAACATCTCCCCCGACCGCATCAAGCAGGAGCTCGCCCGCCGCTTCGGCATAAGCGGCATCGCGGAAAAGGCCTCACGCCCATCCTAG
- a CDS encoding TIGR01212 family radical SAM protein (This family includes YhcC from E. coli K-12, an uncharacterized radical SAM protein.) produces MQPKQIYTFGTYLQEKFGEKVFKVSISISGFTCPNIDGTVARGGCTFCENDSFSPSLDKVQPLKGFHLNLQSKENPYLPKQLEQLEKQFDVLSARLRREYGATKFLVYFQSFTNTYAPFATLKALYDKALSFDDVVGLSIGTRSDSITDETLDYLAELAKTKEIWVEYGIQSVYDETLERINRGHDSANVEHWIKKSKAAGLHVCGHLIFGLPGETQAMMLETAMRAYEWGIDSVKYHPLYVVTRTALANEYARGEFTPITEEEYLDTLLKAIEMKPANVSVQRITAGIDNDTLIAPAWCRDRNTQVRHINAALKQIGLKY; encoded by the coding sequence TTGCAGCCGAAGCAGATCTACACTTTCGGGACCTATCTCCAGGAGAAATTCGGGGAGAAGGTCTTCAAGGTCTCCATCTCCATCTCCGGCTTCACCTGCCCCAATATCGACGGCACCGTCGCCCGGGGCGGCTGTACCTTCTGCGAGAACGACTCCTTCAGCCCGAGTCTTGACAAGGTACAGCCGCTCAAGGGTTTCCACCTGAACCTGCAGAGCAAAGAGAACCCCTACCTCCCCAAGCAGCTCGAGCAGCTTGAAAAGCAGTTCGACGTCCTTTCGGCGAGACTGCGCCGCGAATACGGGGCAACGAAGTTCCTCGTCTATTTCCAGTCCTTTACGAACACCTACGCCCCCTTCGCGACGCTCAAGGCGCTCTACGACAAGGCGCTCTCCTTTGATGACGTCGTGGGGCTCAGTATCGGGACGCGCTCGGACAGCATCACCGACGAGACCCTCGACTACCTCGCAGAGCTGGCCAAAACGAAAGAGATCTGGGTCGAGTACGGTATCCAGTCCGTCTACGACGAGACCCTCGAGCGGATCAACCGCGGCCACGACAGCGCCAATGTCGAGCACTGGATTAAGAAGAGCAAGGCGGCGGGCCTGCATGTCTGCGGCCACCTCATCTTCGGCCTGCCGGGCGAAACGCAGGCAATGATGCTTGAGACGGCTATGAGGGCGTACGAGTGGGGGATCGACTCGGTGAAGTACCACCCCCTCTATGTCGTGACGCGAACGGCGCTGGCCAACGAGTATGCCCGGGGCGAGTTTACGCCGATTACGGAGGAGGAGTACCTCGATACGCTGCTCAAGGCGATCGAGATGAAGCCTGCGAATGTCTCCGTGCAGCGTATTACCGCCGGGATCGATAACGATACCCTCATCGCGCCGGCGTGGTGCCGGGACCGGAATACGCAGGTGCGGCATATCAATGCGGCTTTGAAACAGATCGGGCTGAAGTACTGA